A stretch of the Elusimicrobiota bacterium genome encodes the following:
- a CDS encoding ornithine cyclodeaminase family protein: protein MKPGSVLYLSRRDVEACGPSMPRIIAALERMFKEKGRGRVEMPPKPGIHPRPDAFIHAMPAYIPSMGAAGLKWVSGYPQNQKKGLPYIHGLIVLNDPQTGAPVCVMDGTWITAQRTGAATAVAAKHLARPDSGSAGILACGVQGRSNLEALSCVYRLRRVKAYDVRPETAKRFARDMGRRLGLDIEPVTRPEDAVRGLDLVVTSGPILKKPSPVIEAGWLAPGAFASPVDFDSYWTPAALRQIDRLATDDHAQFGYYKESGYFLKTPRPYADLGEFAAGLKKGRRSDGERTMSINLGLALEDMATAVLVYRRALSRGAGRRLPL, encoded by the coding sequence ATGAAGCCGGGAAGCGTGCTCTACCTGTCGCGCCGCGACGTCGAAGCCTGCGGGCCGTCGATGCCCCGCATCATCGCCGCGCTCGAGCGCATGTTCAAGGAGAAGGGGCGCGGCCGCGTGGAGATGCCGCCCAAACCCGGCATACATCCGCGGCCGGACGCCTTCATACACGCGATGCCGGCCTACATCCCGTCGATGGGCGCGGCCGGCCTCAAGTGGGTGTCCGGCTACCCGCAGAACCAGAAGAAGGGCCTCCCTTATATCCACGGCCTCATCGTCCTCAACGACCCGCAGACGGGCGCGCCGGTCTGCGTGATGGACGGGACCTGGATCACGGCGCAGCGCACGGGCGCGGCGACGGCGGTCGCGGCCAAGCACCTCGCGCGGCCGGACAGCGGGAGCGCGGGCATACTCGCCTGCGGCGTGCAGGGACGCAGCAATCTGGAAGCGCTGTCCTGCGTCTACCGCCTGCGCCGCGTGAAGGCCTACGACGTCCGCCCGGAGACGGCGAAGCGCTTCGCCCGCGATATGGGGCGGCGCCTCGGCCTCGACATCGAGCCCGTGACCCGCCCCGAGGACGCCGTTCGCGGCCTCGACCTCGTCGTCACCAGCGGGCCGATCTTGAAGAAGCCCAGCCCCGTCATCGAGGCCGGCTGGCTCGCCCCGGGGGCCTTCGCCAGCCCGGTGGACTTCGATTCGTACTGGACGCCGGCCGCCTTGCGCCAGATCGACCGCCTGGCGACCGACGACCACGCCCAGTTCGGCTACTACAAGGAGTCGGGCTACTTCCTTAAGACGCCCCGCCCCTACGCCGACCTCGGCGAGTTCGCCGCGGGGCTCAAGAAGGGCCGCCGCTCGGACGGCGAGCGCACGATGAGCATCAACCTGGGCCTCGCCCTCGAGGACATGGCGACCGCCGTCCTCGTCTACCGCCGCGCGCTGAGCCGCGGCGCCGGCCGCCGCCTGCCCCTCTGA